The Bacteroides acidifaciens genome includes a region encoding these proteins:
- a CDS encoding RNA degradosome polyphosphate kinase, with the protein MKSSETKKKCPYVERDISWMYFNQRILLEAARTEVPLLERLTFLGIYSNNLDEFFRVRVATLNRIIEYNDKNIQKEQEIAAHTLKLIGKLHNRYYEQFEETFVSIMEELKKENIYVIKETEMNDKQKTFITSFYRNTLNGSTNPLFLHGLRQFADQTDEDIYLAVRLLRKDETGKIKEKDYAVIQLPVGEFGRFIQLPESEGKTYLMFLDDVIRYCLPMIFVGMKYTDYEAYTFKFTKDAEMEIDSDLRTGVLQKISKGVKSRKKGEPLRFVYDEQIPRDLLKRLTDRLNIGKNDTRVAGGRYHNFKDLMKFPVCGHSHLKYPVWEPIFKPELNGAESLLTLIRQKDRSLHYPYHSFDTFIRVLREAAISKEVKSIKTTLYRLAKDSKVIKALICAAKNGKKVTVVIELLARFDEASNINWSKRMQDAGIHVIFGVEGLKIHSKLVHIGTRHGDIACISTGNFHEGNARMYTDYTIMTAHRPIVREVNAVFDFIEKPYTPANFKELLVSPNDMRKRLIALINKEIKNKEQGKDAYILAKVNHITDRALIEKLYEASAAGVKIELVVRGNCSLVPAVPGVSENIHINGIIDRYLEHSRIFIFANGGEEKYYIGSADWMPRNLDNRIEVLAPVYDKEIQADLKRIVCYGFQDTAKGRIVDGMGTNRIWNFPFTPPLSEGTAPSFRSQEKLYNEYKNTLR; encoded by the coding sequence ATGAAATCAAGCGAAACAAAAAAGAAGTGTCCTTATGTTGAGCGTGACATCAGTTGGATGTATTTCAACCAACGTATCTTACTCGAAGCTGCCCGCACGGAAGTTCCTTTACTGGAACGGCTGACTTTTCTTGGCATCTATTCAAACAATCTCGACGAGTTCTTCCGTGTCCGTGTAGCAACCTTGAACCGGATTATAGAGTACAACGACAAAAACATACAGAAAGAACAGGAAATCGCCGCACACACTCTGAAACTGATAGGCAAATTACATAACCGTTACTACGAACAGTTTGAAGAGACATTCGTCTCTATCATGGAAGAACTGAAAAAAGAAAATATTTACGTTATCAAAGAAACGGAAATGAATGATAAACAGAAAACATTCATCACTTCTTTCTATCGCAATACGCTGAATGGCTCCACCAACCCGCTTTTCCTTCATGGCCTCCGACAATTTGCCGACCAGACCGATGAAGATATTTATCTCGCCGTCCGCTTGCTGCGCAAAGATGAGACAGGAAAAATAAAAGAGAAAGATTATGCAGTCATCCAGTTGCCGGTCGGAGAATTCGGACGCTTCATCCAATTGCCCGAATCGGAAGGAAAGACTTATCTTATGTTTCTCGACGATGTCATCCGTTACTGCCTGCCGATGATCTTTGTAGGAATGAAATATACCGATTATGAAGCATACACCTTTAAGTTCACCAAAGATGCCGAAATGGAAATAGACAGTGATTTGCGGACAGGCGTACTTCAGAAAATCTCCAAAGGAGTGAAAAGTCGCAAGAAAGGCGAACCTCTCCGTTTTGTGTATGACGAGCAAATCCCCAGGGATTTACTAAAAAGACTGACCGACCGTCTGAATATAGGCAAGAACGATACCCGTGTAGCCGGTGGACGCTATCATAACTTCAAAGACTTAATGAAATTTCCTGTCTGCGGTCACAGTCACCTGAAATACCCTGTTTGGGAGCCTATTTTCAAACCCGAGCTAAATGGTGCGGAAAGCCTGTTGACCTTGATTCGCCAGAAAGACCGCTCATTGCACTATCCTTATCATAGTTTTGATACTTTCATCCGTGTGTTGCGTGAAGCTGCTATCAGCAAAGAAGTGAAAAGCATCAAGACGACACTTTACCGGCTGGCTAAAGATTCCAAAGTAATCAAGGCATTGATTTGTGCAGCAAAAAACGGCAAGAAGGTGACGGTAGTCATCGAATTACTGGCACGTTTTGACGAAGCTTCGAATATCAATTGGAGCAAAAGAATGCAGGATGCAGGAATCCATGTAATCTTCGGAGTGGAAGGACTGAAGATTCACTCCAAACTCGTACACATCGGAACGCGCCACGGAGACATTGCCTGCATCAGTACGGGGAACTTCCACGAAGGAAATGCACGTATGTACACCGACTATACCATTATGACAGCCCACCGTCCTATTGTCCGGGAAGTAAATGCAGTATTCGACTTTATCGAAAAGCCATACACTCCCGCCAATTTCAAAGAATTGCTTGTCTCTCCCAATGATATGCGTAAACGGTTGATTGCTCTTATCAATAAGGAGATAAAGAACAAGGAACAGGGAAAAGACGCCTATATCCTTGCCAAAGTAAACCACATAACGGACCGCGCACTCATCGAAAAGTTATACGAAGCCTCAGCAGCAGGAGTCAAGATAGAATTAGTTGTACGCGGCAACTGTTCTTTGGTACCGGCTGTTCCGGGCGTCAGTGAGAATATACATATCAATGGAATTATAGACCGTTATCTTGAACACTCACGCATCTTTATTTTCGCCAATGGCGGAGAAGAGAAATACTATATCGGTTCGGCAGACTGGATGCCACGAAACCTGGACAACCGCATTGAAGTGCTGGCCCCTGTTTATGATAAAGAGATACAGGCGGATTTAAAACGAATCGTCTGCTACGGATTTCAGGATACAGCCAAAGGACGCATAGTAGACGGAATGGGAACCAACCGGATATGGAATTTTCCGTTCACCCCGCCACTTAGCGAAGGAACAGCACCGTCTTTCCGTTCACAAGAAAAATTATATAACGAATACAAGAACACATTACGATAA
- a CDS encoding HdeD family acid-resistance protein has translation MKTMNYSLIRILFALVIGLVLVIWPNAAASYIVITVGVAFLIPGVISLFGYFGRKRTEGESAPRFPIEGIGSLLFGLWLIMMPEFFADVLMFLLGFILIMGGVQQIASLSAARRWMPVPGAFYLIPSLILIAGIVALFNPTGARNTAFIIIGISSLVYSLSELINWFKFARRRPQAPMSHNNDDIEDAKIIE, from the coding sequence ATGAAAACAATGAATTATTCTCTTATTCGTATTCTCTTTGCACTCGTGATAGGTTTGGTCTTGGTGATTTGGCCGAATGCGGCTGCCAGTTATATTGTTATCACAGTAGGAGTCGCTTTTTTGATTCCCGGTGTTATCAGCCTTTTCGGTTATTTCGGACGGAAAAGGACGGAAGGTGAGTCCGCTCCCCGTTTTCCGATTGAAGGAATCGGTAGTTTATTATTCGGACTTTGGCTGATTATGATGCCTGAGTTCTTTGCGGATGTTCTGATGTTCCTGTTAGGGTTTATTCTGATTATGGGTGGTGTGCAACAGATTGCTTCGTTATCTGCCGCTCGTCGCTGGATGCCTGTTCCGGGAGCATTTTATCTGATTCCTTCCTTGATTCTTATTGCAGGTATCGTTGCTTTGTTCAATCCGACGGGAGCACGTAATACTGCTTTTATTATTATCGGTATCAGCAGCTTGGTTTATTCGCTTTCTGAGTTGATAAACTGGTTCAAGTTTGCGCGCCGCCGTCCACAGGCTCCGATGTCACATAACAATGACGATATTGAGGATGCAAAGATTATCGAATGA